A window of the Janthinobacterium agaricidamnosum NBRC 102515 = DSM 9628 genome harbors these coding sequences:
- a CDS encoding NUDIX hydrolase: MPRIWKPSVTVAAIIERDGLFLLIEEETSEGVRLNQPAGHLDPFESLEQAVIRETLEETAHDFTPTALVGMYMSRYKSVRTGEDVTYLRFTFCGEVGMRHDRPLDQGIIRTLWMSRDDMAACQERHRSPLMLQCVDEYLAGKRAPLGLLHTHGSVFNHL, translated from the coding sequence ATGCCGAGAATCTGGAAACCCTCTGTCACTGTCGCCGCCATCATCGAGCGCGACGGCCTGTTTTTACTGATCGAAGAAGAAACCAGCGAAGGCGTGCGCCTGAACCAGCCGGCCGGCCATCTCGACCCGTTCGAATCGCTGGAACAGGCGGTGATCCGCGAAACGCTGGAAGAGACGGCGCACGATTTCACGCCGACCGCGCTGGTCGGCATGTACATGTCGCGCTACAAGTCGGTGCGCACCGGCGAGGACGTGACCTATCTGCGCTTCACCTTTTGCGGCGAAGTCGGCATGCGCCACGACCGGCCGCTGGACCAGGGCATCATCCGCACCTTGTGGATGTCGCGCGATGACATGGCCGCGTGCCAGGAACGCCACCGCAGCCCGCTGATGCTGCAATGCGTCGATGAATACCTGGCCGGCAAGCGCGCGCCGCTGGGGCTGCTGCATACCCATGGTTCGGTATTCAACCATCTTTAA
- a CDS encoding Re/Si-specific NAD(P)(+) transhydrogenase subunit alpha: MRIGIPAETRPGETRVAATPETVKKLAVKHQIIVQAGAGLAASVTDDAYLAAGAHIGGAAEAFAADIVLKVRAPDAGERTLMSKGSVLIGMLNPFDQDNIQAMAAAGLSAFALEAVPRITRAQSMDVLSSQANIAGYKAVLLAANTYQRFMPMLMTAAGTVKAARVLIMGVGVAGLQAIATAKRLGAVIEASDVRPPVKEQVESLGAKFIDVPFLTDEEREIAKGAGGYARSMPADWMRRQAELVHERAKLADIIITTALIPGRPAPVLISEATVKAMKPGSVIVDLAVSQGGNCPLSELNRSVVKHGVHIIGEPDLATLVAADASALYARNVLDFLKLIIDKEDQLVIDREDEIIKASLVSHGGEALRT, from the coding sequence ATGAGAATAGGCATACCGGCCGAAACGCGGCCGGGTGAAACCCGGGTCGCCGCGACGCCCGAGACAGTCAAGAAACTTGCAGTCAAGCACCAGATTATCGTCCAGGCCGGCGCCGGCCTGGCGGCCTCCGTCACCGATGACGCGTATCTCGCGGCCGGCGCGCACATCGGCGGCGCTGCCGAGGCGTTCGCTGCCGACATCGTCTTGAAGGTGCGCGCGCCGGATGCCGGCGAACGGACGCTGATGAGCAAAGGCAGCGTGCTGATCGGCATGCTCAATCCCTTCGACCAGGACAATATCCAGGCGATGGCGGCGGCCGGCCTGTCCGCGTTCGCGCTGGAAGCCGTGCCGCGCATCACCCGCGCGCAATCGATGGACGTGCTGTCGTCGCAAGCCAATATCGCCGGTTACAAGGCGGTGCTGCTGGCGGCCAATACCTACCAGCGTTTCATGCCGATGCTGATGACCGCGGCCGGCACCGTCAAGGCGGCGCGCGTGCTGATCATGGGCGTCGGCGTGGCCGGCCTGCAGGCGATCGCCACCGCCAAGCGGCTCGGCGCCGTGATCGAGGCGTCCGACGTGCGCCCGCCGGTCAAGGAGCAGGTCGAGTCGCTGGGCGCCAAGTTCATCGACGTGCCGTTCCTGACCGACGAGGAAAGGGAAATCGCCAAGGGCGCCGGCGGCTACGCCCGTTCGATGCCGGCCGACTGGATGCGGCGCCAGGCCGAACTGGTGCATGAACGCGCCAAGCTGGCCGACATCATCATCACCACCGCGCTGATCCCGGGCCGCCCGGCGCCGGTGCTGATTTCCGAAGCAACCGTCAAGGCCATGAAACCCGGTTCGGTGATCGTCGACCTGGCCGTGTCGCAGGGCGGCAATTGCCCGCTGTCGGAATTGAACCGCAGCGTAGTCAAGCACGGCGTCCACATCATCGGCGAGCCGGACCTGGCGACGCTGGTGGCGGCCGACGCGTCGGCGCTGTATGCGCGCAATGTGCTCGACTTCCTCAAGCTGATCATCGACAAGGAAGACCAGCTGGTGATCGACCGCGAGGACGAGATCATCAAGGCCAGCCTGGTCAGCCACGGCGGCGAAGCGCTGCGCACATAA
- a CDS encoding NAD(P) transhydrogenase subunit alpha produces the protein MEISHTVINLIIFVLAIYVGYHVVWTVTPALHTPLMAVTNAISAIIIVGAMLAAGLTEGLVGQVAGTVAVALAAVNVFGGFLVTQRMLEMFRKKEPKTPAAKQGGQP, from the coding sequence ATGGAAATCAGTCATACCGTCATCAATCTCATTATTTTCGTGCTGGCGATCTACGTCGGCTACCACGTGGTCTGGACCGTCACGCCGGCGCTGCACACGCCGCTGATGGCCGTCACCAACGCCATTTCGGCGATCATCATCGTCGGCGCGATGCTGGCCGCCGGCCTGACCGAGGGCCTGGTCGGCCAGGTCGCCGGCACCGTCGCCGTCGCGCTGGCGGCGGTGAATGTGTTCGGCGGCTTCCTGGTCACCCAGCGCATGCTGGAAATGTTCCGCAAAAAAGAGCCGAAAACCCCGGCCGCCAAACAGGGAGGCCAGCCATGA
- a CDS encoding NAD(P)(+) transhydrogenase (Re/Si-specific) subunit beta: MEFISINLVTMMYLIASVCFIQALKGLSSPATARQGNAFGMTGMAIAAVTTVALILKLKSHLPSGGIGFGLVVLGIVVGGAIGAYLARKVEMTKMPELVAAMHSLIGLAAVCIAVAAVSEPWAFSIAAHGEALPIGNRFELFIGTFVGAVTFSGSVIAFGKLSGKYKFRLFQGKPVSFKGQHLLNLLLALLMIALGLVFCFAPGNEPAWTPFIVMALIAFALGVLIIIPIGGADMPVVVSMLNSYSGWAAAGIGFSLNNAMLIIAGSLVGSSGAILSYIMCKAMNRSFFNVILGGFGGDAADAGPAGAQEQRPVKSGSADDAAFIMSNAETVIIVPGYGLAVARAQHSLKELVEKLTHKGVTVKYAIHPVAGRMPGHMNVLLAEAEVPYDQVFEMEDINGEFGQADVVLVLGANDVVNPAAKDPKSPIAGMPILEAYKAKSIIVNKRSMASGYAGLDNDLFYQANTMMVFGDAKKVIEDMVKAVE; this comes from the coding sequence ATGGAATTCATTTCAATCAACCTGGTGACGATGATGTACCTGATCGCCTCGGTGTGCTTCATCCAGGCCTTGAAAGGCTTGTCGTCGCCGGCCACGGCGCGCCAGGGCAACGCCTTCGGCATGACCGGCATGGCGATCGCGGCGGTTACCACGGTGGCGCTGATCCTCAAGCTCAAGTCGCACTTGCCGAGCGGCGGCATCGGCTTCGGCCTGGTGGTGCTCGGCATCGTGGTCGGCGGCGCGATCGGCGCCTACCTGGCCAGGAAGGTCGAAATGACCAAGATGCCGGAACTGGTGGCGGCGATGCACTCGCTGATCGGCCTGGCCGCGGTATGCATCGCGGTGGCGGCCGTATCGGAACCGTGGGCCTTCAGCATCGCCGCGCACGGCGAGGCGCTGCCGATCGGCAACCGCTTCGAGCTGTTCATCGGTACGTTTGTCGGCGCGGTGACCTTTTCCGGTTCGGTGATCGCCTTCGGTAAGCTGTCCGGCAAATACAAGTTCCGTTTGTTCCAGGGCAAGCCGGTCAGCTTCAAGGGCCAGCATCTGCTGAACCTGCTGCTGGCGCTGCTGATGATCGCGCTCGGCCTGGTCTTCTGCTTCGCACCGGGTAATGAACCGGCGTGGACGCCGTTCATCGTCATGGCGCTGATCGCCTTTGCGCTGGGCGTGCTGATCATCATCCCGATCGGCGGCGCCGACATGCCGGTGGTGGTGTCGATGCTGAACTCGTACTCCGGCTGGGCCGCGGCCGGCATCGGTTTTTCGCTGAATAACGCGATGCTGATCATCGCCGGTTCGCTGGTCGGATCGAGCGGCGCGATCCTGTCCTACATCATGTGCAAGGCGATGAACCGTTCGTTCTTCAACGTGATCCTGGGCGGCTTCGGCGGCGATGCGGCCGATGCCGGCCCGGCCGGCGCGCAAGAACAGCGGCCGGTCAAGTCCGGTTCGGCCGACGACGCCGCCTTCATCATGAGCAATGCCGAAACCGTCATCATCGTGCCGGGTTATGGCCTGGCGGTGGCGCGCGCCCAGCATTCGCTGAAGGAACTGGTGGAAAAGCTGACCCACAAGGGCGTCACCGTGAAATACGCGATCCACCCGGTGGCGGGGCGCATGCCGGGCCATATGAACGTGCTGCTGGCGGAAGCCGAAGTGCCGTACGACCAGGTGTTCGAGATGGAGGACATCAACGGCGAATTCGGCCAGGCCGACGTGGTGCTGGTGCTGGGTGCGAACGACGTGGTCAACCCGGCCGCCAAGGACCCGAAATCGCCGATCGCCGGCATGCCGATCCTGGAAGCCTATAAAGCCAAGAGCATCATCGTCAACAAGCGTTCGATGGCGTCCGGTTATGCCGGGCTGGATAACGATCTGTTCTACCAGGCCAATACCATGATGGTGTTTGGCGACGCCAAGAAAGTCATCGAAGACATGGTCAAGGCTGTCGAGTAA
- a CDS encoding FAD-dependent monooxygenase — MTTPDIDIAICGAGPVGMALAALLVRRGHAAQRIALVDARTVAQAGNDPRSIALSHGSRQLLEEIGVWPIEATAIHQIHVSRRGHFGRSMIERDDHQLPALGYVARYGALVTALGAVCRQLGVTELRPARVEGSTEHEHSVTLVLENRPALETGLLVQAEGGLFGAQREGSVRRDYGQSAIIAQVQASAMIAHRAYERFTDEGPLALLPQGDAYALVWCVRPDTAQRLLALDDGAFLAELGTAFGERVGRFTGTSKRVAYPLGLNSGASFTRRGAAIGNAAQTLHPVAGQGLNLGLRDAAVLARLLAGRATPEQLQQYTQLRSADRQLTVRLTDAMARIFAGNTPGQALLGLSLGLIDSLPVARKTLAELMMYGRR; from the coding sequence ATGACGACGCCCGACATCGACATCGCCATCTGCGGCGCCGGCCCGGTCGGCATGGCGCTGGCGGCGCTGCTGGTGCGCCGCGGCCACGCCGCGCAGCGCATCGCGCTGGTCGACGCCAGGACCGTGGCCCAGGCCGGCAACGATCCGCGCTCGATCGCGCTGTCGCACGGCAGCCGGCAACTCCTCGAAGAAATCGGCGTGTGGCCGATCGAAGCGACGGCGATCCACCAGATCCACGTATCGCGCCGCGGCCATTTCGGGCGCAGCATGATCGAACGCGACGACCACCAGTTGCCGGCGCTCGGCTATGTGGCGCGCTACGGCGCGCTGGTGACGGCGCTGGGCGCTGTGTGCCGGCAACTCGGCGTGACCGAACTACGTCCGGCGCGCGTCGAGGGCAGTACCGAACACGAACACAGCGTGACGCTGGTGCTGGAAAACCGGCCTGCGCTGGAAACCGGCTTGCTGGTGCAAGCCGAAGGCGGCCTGTTCGGCGCCCAGCGCGAAGGCAGCGTGCGGCGCGACTATGGCCAGAGCGCGATCATCGCGCAGGTCCAGGCCAGCGCGATGATCGCGCACCGCGCCTATGAACGTTTTACCGATGAAGGCCCGCTGGCGCTGCTGCCGCAAGGCGACGCCTATGCGCTGGTCTGGTGCGTGCGGCCGGACACCGCGCAACGCCTGCTGGCGCTGGACGATGGCGCTTTCCTGGCAGAGCTGGGAACGGCGTTCGGCGAACGCGTGGGCCGCTTTACCGGGACCTCGAAGCGGGTCGCCTATCCGCTCGGCCTCAATAGCGGGGCGTCTTTTACCCGGCGCGGCGCCGCCATCGGCAATGCCGCGCAAACGCTGCATCCAGTGGCGGGCCAGGGCTTGAACCTGGGCTTGCGCGACGCCGCCGTGCTGGCGCGCCTGCTGGCTGGCCGTGCCACGCCGGAGCAGTTGCAACAGTACACGCAGTTGCGCAGCGCCGACCGCCAGTTGACGGTCAGGCTGACCGACGCCATGGCGCGCATTTTCGCCGGCAACACGCCGGGCCAGGCACTGCTGGGACTGTCGCTCGGCCTGATCGACAGCCTGCCTGTGGCGCGCAAGACGCTGGCCGAACTGATGATGTACGGCCGCCGCTAA
- a CDS encoding aminopeptidase P N-terminal domain-containing protein, producing the protein MSPDILPYLERRARLMAHMAPGAVAVIPTAPEVQRNSDCDYPYRHDSYFYYLSGFNEPDSAIVLLAATAATPARSILFCRPKNTEREIWDGYRHGPEAARSAFGFDAAFNIEELDTEMARLLADAPALYYALGGSLDGQVKVWLQNVRRQVRSGISAPAAMYELNGLLDEMRLIKDHTEQAIMQRAADISSAAHARAMRATRPGMAEYAVEAELLYEFRRNGAQFPAYNSIVAAGPNACILHYNANNATIHDGDLVLIDAGCELDGYASDITRTYPANGRFTAPQKALYQLVLAAQQAALDAIKPGQPYQGIHDAALLVLAQGMLDLGLLDRAQTGGVQDVIANKHYLQFYMHGTGHWLGMDVHDVGAYRDTAAAGKPSRALRAGMVLTVEPGIYVRPAPGVPEQYWHIGIRIEDDVLVTEDGYRVLSSAPKSVAAIEQLMSGAAPA; encoded by the coding sequence ATGAGTCCTGACATCCTCCCCTACCTCGAGCGGCGCGCGCGCCTGATGGCGCACATGGCGCCGGGCGCCGTCGCGGTGATACCGACCGCGCCCGAAGTGCAGCGCAACAGCGATTGCGACTATCCCTACCGCCACGACAGCTATTTTTATTACCTGTCCGGCTTCAACGAGCCGGACAGCGCGATCGTGCTGCTGGCCGCCACTGCGGCGACTCCGGCGCGCAGCATCCTGTTTTGCCGCCCGAAGAATACCGAGCGTGAAATCTGGGATGGCTACCGGCATGGCCCGGAAGCGGCGCGCAGCGCCTTCGGTTTCGACGCCGCGTTCAATATCGAGGAACTCGACACCGAAATGGCGCGCCTGCTGGCCGATGCGCCGGCGCTGTATTACGCGCTGGGCGGCAGCCTCGACGGACAAGTGAAAGTGTGGCTGCAAAACGTGCGGCGCCAGGTGCGCAGCGGCATCAGCGCGCCGGCCGCGATGTATGAATTGAACGGCTTGCTCGATGAAATGCGGCTGATCAAGGACCACACCGAACAGGCGATCATGCAGCGCGCCGCCGACATTTCCAGCGCGGCCCACGCGCGCGCGATGCGGGCCACCCGTCCCGGCATGGCCGAATATGCGGTCGAGGCGGAATTGCTGTACGAATTCCGCCGCAACGGCGCCCAGTTCCCGGCCTACAATTCCATCGTCGCGGCCGGCCCGAACGCCTGCATCCTGCATTACAACGCCAACAACGCGACGATCCATGACGGCGACCTGGTATTGATCGACGCCGGCTGCGAACTGGACGGCTACGCATCCGACATCACCCGCACCTACCCGGCCAACGGGCGCTTTACCGCGCCGCAAAAAGCGCTGTACCAACTGGTGCTGGCGGCGCAGCAGGCGGCGCTGGACGCGATCAAGCCGGGCCAGCCCTACCAGGGTATCCACGACGCGGCGCTGCTGGTGCTGGCCCAAGGCATGCTGGACCTGGGCTTGCTCGACCGCGCCCAGACCGGCGGTGTGCAGGACGTCATCGCCAACAAACATTACCTGCAGTTTTATATGCACGGCACCGGCCACTGGCTGGGCATGGACGTGCACGACGTCGGCGCCTACCGCGATACGGCAGCGGCCGGCAAGCCGTCGCGCGCGCTGCGCGCCGGCATGGTGCTGACGGTCGAGCCGGGCATCTATGTGCGGCCGGCGCCGGGCGTGCCGGAACAGTACTGGCACATCGGCATCCGCATCGAAGACGACGTGCTGGTCACCGAAGACGGTTACCGGGTCTTGAGCAGCGCGCCGAAAAGCGTGGCCGCGATCGAGCAGCTGATGTCTGGAGCGGCGCCAGCATGA
- the murU gene encoding N-acetylmuramate alpha-1-phosphate uridylyltransferase MurU: MKALIFAAGRGERMRPLTDTCPKPLLSVRGRPLIAWHILNLVRAGITEIVINHAHLGEQFEQVLGDGSQFGAAIQYSAEGTGLETAGAVAKARHLLGEEPFLAISGDIYCPYFDFAQVKDVLADSDVLGHPYTAEERDIAWIYLVRNPDFHPDGDFGLNLYSVTNDGQPSWTFANIGVYRMEMFDGIAAGTHAKLGPLLRQHIGQGRVGGEIYEGDWTNVGTVAQLAALNRGMAS; the protein is encoded by the coding sequence ATGAAAGCCCTGATTTTCGCCGCCGGTCGCGGCGAGCGGATGCGTCCGCTGACCGATACTTGCCCGAAGCCGCTGCTGAGCGTGCGCGGGAGGCCGCTGATCGCCTGGCATATCCTGAACCTGGTTCGGGCCGGCATCACCGAGATCGTCATCAACCACGCCCACCTGGGCGAGCAATTCGAGCAAGTCCTCGGCGACGGCAGCCAGTTCGGCGCCGCCATCCAGTATTCGGCCGAAGGCACCGGCCTGGAAACCGCCGGCGCCGTCGCCAAGGCGCGCCATTTGCTGGGCGAAGAACCGTTCCTGGCGATTTCCGGCGATATCTATTGCCCGTACTTCGACTTCGCCCAAGTCAAGGACGTGCTGGCCGACAGCGACGTGCTGGGCCATCCCTACACCGCCGAGGAACGCGACATCGCGTGGATTTACCTGGTCAGGAATCCCGACTTTCATCCGGATGGCGACTTCGGCCTGAATCTGTATTCGGTCACCAATGACGGCCAGCCGTCGTGGACCTTCGCCAATATCGGCGTCTATCGCATGGAAATGTTCGACGGCATCGCAGCCGGCACGCACGCCAAGCTGGGACCGCTGCTGCGCCAGCATATCGGGCAAGGCCGCGTCGGCGGCGAGATTTACGAGGGCGACTGGACCAATGTCGGCACGGTGGCACAATTGGCCGCACTCAATCGCGGCATGGCCTCATGA
- a CDS encoding aminoglycoside phosphotransferase family protein, protein MSTPPNSPATAAGSDTRLALLNAWLSSLNLVAIGSARPASSDASFRRYFRVDVLPSSQELHGATLIAVDAPPERENVPAFIQVAGLLKSVGVSVPEIIAEDVANGFLLLSDLGTSTYLQVLDHDNASVLYAEALDALMKIQLASQPGLLPAFDRAFILREMNLFPEWFIGKHLGASLTDAQAIQLNAVFEAITANVLAQQQVFMHRDYHSRNLMWMDEGNPGIIDFQDAVFGPVTYDLASLLRDAYIQWDEEMVLDWVIRYWQQAKKLGLPVNPDIDAFYRDFEFMALQRHLKILGLFARLNYRDGKDVYMGDLPTVLDYVRKTANRYIELKPLVRLLDALENKAPQVGYTF, encoded by the coding sequence ATGTCCACTCCCCCTAATTCCCCTGCTACGGCGGCAGGTTCCGATACCCGCCTGGCCCTGTTGAACGCATGGTTGAGCTCGCTTAACCTGGTGGCCATCGGCTCGGCCCGCCCGGCGTCCAGCGACGCCAGCTTCCGCCGCTACTTCCGCGTCGACGTCTTGCCATCTTCGCAAGAATTGCACGGTGCGACCCTGATCGCCGTCGATGCGCCGCCGGAACGTGAAAATGTGCCGGCCTTTATCCAGGTCGCCGGTTTGCTGAAAAGCGTCGGCGTATCGGTGCCGGAAATTATTGCCGAAGATGTCGCCAACGGCTTTTTGCTGCTGTCCGACCTCGGCACCAGCACGTACCTGCAAGTGCTGGACCACGACAACGCCAGCGTGCTGTACGCCGAGGCGCTGGACGCGCTGATGAAAATCCAGCTGGCCAGCCAGCCCGGTCTGTTGCCGGCATTCGACCGCGCCTTCATCTTGCGCGAAATGAATCTGTTCCCGGAATGGTTTATCGGCAAGCACCTGGGCGCCAGCCTGACCGACGCCCAGGCCATCCAGCTGAATGCCGTGTTCGAAGCGATCACCGCCAATGTGCTGGCCCAGCAGCAAGTATTCATGCACCGCGACTACCATTCGCGCAACCTGATGTGGATGGACGAAGGCAATCCCGGCATCATCGACTTCCAGGATGCGGTCTTCGGCCCGGTCACCTACGACCTCGCCTCGCTGCTGCGCGACGCGTATATCCAATGGGATGAAGAAATGGTGCTCGACTGGGTAATCCGTTATTGGCAACAAGCCAAGAAACTCGGTTTGCCGGTCAATCCGGACATCGATGCGTTTTACCGCGACTTCGAATTCATGGCGCTGCAACGCCACCTGAAAATCCTCGGCCTGTTCGCGCGCCTGAATTACCGCGACGGCAAGGATGTCTACATGGGCGACTTGCCGACCGTGCTCGACTACGTACGCAAGACCGCCAACCGCTACATCGAACTGAAACCTCTGGTACGCTTGCTCGATGCGCTGGAAAACAAGGCGCCGCAAGTCGGCTACACCTTCTGA
- a CDS encoding LPS-assembly protein LptD, with product MSWFTAPPKTQRWAFAFSALVTATAVPIHAQAQQRAKSSAAKPVHVVDENAPTVLQAEEITGRPERELNLTENAEVTRDKTRLTSDTACYKQVEDQVDADGNVKMWRFGDHYTGDTLKLNMDTGKGYLLKPTYKMEVGNGQGHADRVDFISQEEAQVVNGTYSTCEGPNPDWYLRSSTLDLDTGRDVGTGKNTIIYFKGVPILGTPAISFSLSGARRSGWLAPTPGFASKNGFELTVPYYFNIAPNRDLTILPHYIQRRGLQLGADARYLGETSAGLYRGETYVEFLPNDKLTQTNRYLIKSNHLQDLAPGWTYSWDINTASDNNYPNDFSKNVAGSAERQLLRELRSEYRTENWSLTVRAQNYQVLQDPAAAEDPNLRVTRPYDRLPSVNFHAGQFDAFGGFDWSFDSELTRFWHPESVRGNRLVAVPQVSYPIIRPGYFITPKVMLSASAYQLDYHGIDGSAGKPTSPSSAIPTVSLDSGLVFERPSTIFGGVGGTQTLEPRLFYVYTPYRDQSTQPNFDTADAGFNLTQIFSENRFIGSDRIGDANQVTAALVSRFLQQDGVERLRLTFGQRFYFNQQRVQLGDGPPPDSVTHSDILLAATGKVSETWTVDSLVQYNASDSRLMNGTLTTQYQPAPKKVLNFSYRYLRDSFKNIEVSSQWPLSNRLYGVGRVSYSVLDKRLLESLVALEYKGDCWVFRMGAQRFVTSAKTVSTPIFFQLELNGLSSNLGVGANGLETFSKTVPGYQPLNPPIR from the coding sequence ATGAGCTGGTTTACGGCCCCCCCCAAAACGCAGCGCTGGGCTTTTGCCTTCAGCGCGCTCGTCACCGCCACCGCGGTGCCTATCCACGCCCAGGCGCAGCAGAGAGCCAAGTCGTCGGCTGCCAAGCCGGTCCATGTCGTCGACGAGAATGCCCCGACCGTATTGCAGGCCGAGGAAATTACCGGCCGTCCCGAGCGTGAACTGAACTTGACGGAAAACGCCGAGGTGACGCGCGACAAGACCCGTTTGACGTCGGACACGGCGTGCTACAAGCAGGTCGAGGATCAAGTCGATGCCGACGGCAATGTGAAAATGTGGCGCTTCGGCGACCATTACACCGGCGACACGCTGAAACTGAATATGGACACCGGCAAGGGCTACTTGCTCAAGCCAACCTACAAGATGGAAGTGGGCAATGGCCAGGGCCATGCCGACCGCGTCGATTTCATCAGCCAGGAAGAGGCGCAAGTCGTCAACGGTACTTACAGCACGTGCGAGGGGCCGAATCCGGACTGGTATCTGCGCTCCAGCACGCTGGACCTGGATACCGGACGCGATGTCGGCACCGGCAAGAATACCATCATTTATTTCAAGGGCGTACCCATCCTCGGCACGCCGGCGATCTCGTTTTCGCTGTCGGGCGCGCGCCGTTCCGGCTGGCTGGCGCCGACCCCGGGTTTTGCGTCGAAGAACGGTTTTGAACTGACGGTACCGTATTACTTCAATATCGCGCCGAACCGCGATTTGACCATCTTGCCGCACTATATACAGCGGCGCGGCTTGCAGTTGGGCGCGGATGCTCGTTATCTCGGAGAAACTTCCGCCGGCTTGTACCGGGGCGAAACGTATGTCGAGTTCTTGCCCAACGATAAACTGACCCAGACCAACCGCTATCTGATCAAGTCGAACCATTTGCAGGACCTGGCCCCGGGCTGGACCTACTCGTGGGATATCAATACCGCGTCGGATAATAATTACCCCAACGATTTCTCGAAGAACGTGGCCGGCAGCGCCGAGCGCCAGTTGCTGCGCGAATTGCGCAGCGAATACCGCACCGAAAACTGGAGCCTGACGGTACGCGCGCAAAACTATCAGGTGTTGCAAGATCCCGCCGCGGCGGAAGATCCCAACCTGAGGGTGACGCGCCCGTACGACCGTTTGCCGTCGGTCAATTTCCATGCCGGACAATTCGATGCGTTCGGCGGCTTCGACTGGTCGTTCGACAGCGAACTGACGCGTTTCTGGCATCCTGAGTCTGTGCGCGGCAATCGCCTGGTGGCGGTGCCGCAAGTGTCGTATCCGATCATCCGCCCCGGTTATTTCATCACGCCGAAAGTGATGCTGAGCGCCAGCGCCTACCAGCTCGATTACCACGGCATCGACGGCAGCGCCGGCAAGCCGACGTCGCCGAGCAGCGCGATACCGACCGTGTCGCTGGACAGCGGCCTGGTGTTCGAACGGCCGAGCACGATCTTTGGCGGCGTGGGCGGCACGCAAACGCTGGAACCGCGTTTATTCTATGTCTACACGCCATACCGCGACCAAAGTACTCAGCCGAACTTCGACACCGCCGACGCCGGCTTTAACCTGACCCAGATTTTCAGTGAAAACCGTTTCATCGGCAGCGACCGTATCGGCGATGCCAACCAGGTCACTGCGGCGCTGGTGTCGCGTTTCTTGCAGCAAGACGGCGTCGAGCGCCTGCGCCTGACCTTTGGCCAGCGTTTTTATTTCAACCAGCAGCGTGTGCAATTGGGCGATGGCCCACCGCCGGATAGCGTCACGCATTCGGATATCTTGCTGGCCGCCACAGGCAAGGTCTCCGAAACCTGGACCGTGGACAGCCTGGTTCAGTACAATGCCAGCGATAGCCGCTTGATGAACGGAACCCTGACGACGCAGTATCAGCCTGCGCCGAAGAAAGTATTAAACTTCAGTTACCGTTATCTGCGCGACAGTTTCAAGAATATTGAAGTGTCGTCGCAATGGCCATTGTCGAACCGCCTGTACGGCGTCGGCCGGGTCAGTTATTCGGTGCTCGACAAGCGTTTGCTGGAAAGCCTGGTCGCACTCGAATACAAGGGCGATTGCTGGGTGTTCCGGATGGGTGCGCAACGTTTCGTGACGTCCGCAAAAACCGTTTCGACGCCAATCTTTTTCCAATTGGAATTGAATGGCTTGTCCAGCAACTTGGGTGTCGGCGCCAATGGATTGGAAACTTTCAGTAAAACCGTCCCTGGTTATCAGCCATTGAACCCGCCTATCCGTTAA